The Bacillus carboniphilus genome segment TCAGCAGCAACAGTTGCCGATAACCTAATGATGGCGATATATTTCTTTGTGCTCATTGCCATACCGTCTATTACCTTCTTTAGAAATAAATTTAAAACACCATTCATTGACCAAGTTGAAAAAGAAGGAAATGCTGCAGGTGAAACGCAAGCATCTTCTTATTGGAAGCGAAAAGATATTTCTTTAAAAGATATTGCGTTTGCACTAGGAAGCGCCTTTGTTATTGTGGGAATTTCTTTTAAACTAGCAGCTATTTTTAATGGAATGATAGAGAGTGAGGGTTCAAACAATACTTTTCTTATTATTTTAGATGGGATTTTAGGTGATAAGTACTTAATGCTCACTACTATTACCGTTTTATTAGTGACGGTATTCCATCGTTTCTTTGATAAGATTCATGGATCTCAGGAACTTGGAACATACTTAATCTATATTTTCTTTGTTGTTATTGGGGTTCCAGCCTCTATTCCATTATTAGTTGAGGCAGCTCCATTATTGTTAATCTTTGTGGCCGTTATCGTTTTGTTCAATATGTTATTTACATTTGTGTTTGGGCGAATGTTCAAGTTCAACTTAGAAGAAATGATTGTTGCGAGTAATGCTAACATCGGTGGACCAACAACAGCGGCGGCAATGGCCATTGCAAGAGGATGGACGGAGTTAATTGCACCGATCATGCTTGTTGGAACACTTGGATATATTATTGGAAACTATATTGGAAGTTTAATGGGGTATTGGTTCCAGAGTATGATGTAAAAGTTCACATCCAAATCACTTGCCCATTGTCATTTTTACAAACTTTGGATATAATGCAAATAACAAACTAAGGAGGGATCACATTAGACGACATGATTATTTTCCAACACTTTTTTCGCTAATTTTCATATGAAAAAGTGGCTCTGCCTGTGGTCAGAGTAATGGAATCAGTCTGTCTATTTTTTGATATTCTCTTTATTGAATAGGACCGTCGTATTGTAATGCGATAGGGTTTTTTATGCCCTTTTACATTAGCCAAACAATACATTTCCCATTACACCTAAACACAGGCAGAAGCCTGTGTTTTTTTATTTTAGGTAATGGAGGAATGTGGATGTTATTTATAAAAGCTGAAAATGTTGCAGTTGATATAAAGGGGAATGTCTTGTTTGAGAATGCTTCAGTTGAGGTACATGAAGGGGAACGTGTGGCCATTATTGGGAAGAATGGAATTGGTAAGACCACTTTTATGAAGAGTCTTATAGGATACCAACCTATTGCTAAAGGAACCCTAAAAAACCAACTGGATGAAGGGCAGTGGAGTTGGATGGACCAGGAATCCGATGCATCCCACGGTTTTACGACTCGACAATTGATTGAATCTGACCATGAAGAATTGTTCCAGTTAAAACAGAAGTTACAGAATCTCGAGAAACAATTAGAAACAAATAATGACCTGATGGAGACATATAGTGGGTTCCTACAAGAATATATGGAACGAAGCGGGTACGAATGGGAAACAAGAATAGAAAAGCAGATGAACAGTTTAGGGATACCAAATAGGGTCTGGGATCTACCATTTCAGCAACTTAGTGGAGGACAAAAAACAAGGGCAAAGTTGGCAAAAGCTATGATCAATCAACCGAAACTACTTTTGTTAGATGAACCAACGAACCATTTAGATGCTGAATCATTATTGTGGTTGGCGGATTGGATGAAGTCCTTTAAGGGGGCCATTTTGTTTATCTCACATGAACGGGATTTTATTGACCAAGTGGCTACAGCAACGTATGAACTGACTCCCAGTGGAACAAAAAAGTATGCAGGTGGTTACTCGTTTTACAAAGAACAAAAAGATTTAGAACGTCAGACACTAGAGGCCACGTATCGTAGACAGGAAATAGAGAGGAAAAATCTAGTTGAGGCTATTTCTAATTACAGACAATGGTTTCAAAAAGCCCATAATGCGGCCGGAGAAAGAAACCCTTTTGCTAAGAGAAAAGCAAACAAAAATATGACTCGATTTAAGGCCAAAGAAAAAGCATTGGAACGGCTCGAAAATAACCGAGTAGAGCGGCCAAAGGATGCTCCTTCCATCCAGGTTAAATTAGAAGCTGAGAACTTTGGGAGCAAACGAATGATTAGCTTCGATGAAGTATCCTTTTCGTATAAAGGATCCACTTTTGGATTTAATGAACTGACTTTCGGAGTGGAACGGGAAGATCGCATAGCGGTTGTAGGTCAAAATGGCTCAGGTAAGACTACACTGTTAAAGCTTCTAACTGGGCAAATAGATCCGGATAGTGGAGGGATTATTCACCATCCTAATTTACGAATCGGCTACTTTATGCAGGAATTAGATGCCCTTCATGAGGAAGCCACCATCTTGGAAGAGGTTATGTCTGGGACTGAGCTGACACAAACCGAAGCCAGAACGATATTAGCTTGCTTTCTGTTTCGTGGTGATACGGTGTTTAAGAAAATCAGTGAGTTAAGTATGGGTGAAAGGTGCAGGGTAGCGTTTGTGAAGCTTTATTTTTCCCAGGCCAATTTACTTGTCTTTGATGAACCAACGAACTATTTGGATATTGACACGAGAGAAAGAATTGAAGATGCTCTTTCTATGTATCCGGGAGCAGTAGTGCTTGTTTCACATGATTCCTACCTATTAAGAAAGGTAGCGAACCGAGTGATTTCCCT includes the following:
- the abc-f gene encoding ribosomal protection-like ABC-F family protein — translated: MLFIKAENVAVDIKGNVLFENASVEVHEGERVAIIGKNGIGKTTFMKSLIGYQPIAKGTLKNQLDEGQWSWMDQESDASHGFTTRQLIESDHEELFQLKQKLQNLEKQLETNNDLMETYSGFLQEYMERSGYEWETRIEKQMNSLGIPNRVWDLPFQQLSGGQKTRAKLAKAMINQPKLLLLDEPTNHLDAESLLWLADWMKSFKGAILFISHERDFIDQVATATYELTPSGTKKYAGGYSFYKEQKDLERQTLEATYRRQEIERKNLVEAISNYRQWFQKAHNAAGERNPFAKRKANKNMTRFKAKEKALERLENNRVERPKDAPSIQVKLEAENFGSKRMISFDEVSFSYKGSTFGFNELTFGVEREDRIAVVGQNGSGKTTLLKLLTGQIDPDSGGIIHHPNLRIGYFMQELDALHEEATILEEVMSGTELTQTEARTILACFLFRGDTVFKKISELSMGERCRVAFVKLYFSQANLLVFDEPTNYLDIDTRERIEDALSMYPGAVVLVSHDSYLLRKVANRVISLQDQDFTFYPGSYEEWMNYKHLDSSEQAVENEVQRLELELAYLLMEDEESESLQPNLEKIEKARELQMKIAQLKNSN
- a CDS encoding DUF819 domain-containing protein yields the protein MESLIKPEETWLLWAFLAGWAAVSIYLEQKYKWASKVSGAIIALVGAMVLANLNVIPTASPVYDAVWVYVIPLAIPLLLFQANLKKIWNESGKLLFLFLISSIGTVAGVTIAFITLKDSIPYLDRIGAMMTGSYIGGGVNFAALAGKFEAPGEMVSAATVADNLMMAIYFFVLIAIPSITFFRNKFKTPFIDQVEKEGNAAGETQASSYWKRKDISLKDIAFALGSAFVIVGISFKLAAIFNGMIESEGSNNTFLIILDGILGDKYLMLTTITVLLVTVFHRFFDKIHGSQELGTYLIYIFFVVIGVPASIPLLVEAAPLLLIFVAVIVLFNMLFTFVFGRMFKFNLEEMIVASNANIGGPTTAAAMAIARGWTELIAPIMLVGTLGYIIGNYIGSLMGYWFQSMM